A stretch of the Candidatus Zixiibacteriota bacterium genome encodes the following:
- the ssb gene encoding single-stranded DNA-binding protein codes for MDLNKLSLIGNLTADPESKTFPNGDVVVRFSVATNRTWRDPNTDEQQKHVEYTAVAARGKLADIVQQYLHKGSRVYVEGRLKTRRWKDKDGNPKSKTELIVLRLIIFGGRQARPEDFNTRLDLENATKPV; via the coding sequence ATGGACCTCAACAAACTCAGTTTGATCGGCAATCTAACTGCCGATCCCGAATCGAAGACGTTTCCGAACGGAGACGTGGTCGTCCGCTTTTCGGTTGCCACCAATCGGACATGGAGAGATCCCAACACGGACGAACAGCAAAAACACGTTGAGTACACCGCAGTCGCGGCCAGAGGCAAACTGGCCGACATCGTCCAACAGTACCTCCACAAGGGAAGCCGCGTTTACGTCGAAGGACGGCTCAAGACTCGCCGTTGGAAAGACAAGGACGGCAATCCCAAGTCCAAGACGGAGCTGATCGTCTTACGGCTGATCATCTTCGGCGGCCGACAAGCCCGACCGGAAGATTTCAACACGCGCCTCGATCTCGAGAACGCGACAAAGCCTGTCTGA